A single Eubalaena glacialis isolate mEubGla1 chromosome 18, mEubGla1.1.hap2.+ XY, whole genome shotgun sequence DNA region contains:
- the LOC133077719 gene encoding binder of sperm protein homolog 1-like, giving the protein MILVGRHENSEINVSFKFYFSETITHLPEVKDGKCFFPFHYRDGIFYDCVKFNAKHKWCSLNETYGGYWKYCSEEDFAKCVFPFWYRHLIYWECTDDGDSFGKTWCSLTQNYNKDKIWKYCD; this is encoded by the exons ATGATCTTGGTTGGAAGACATGAGAATAGTGAAATAAACGTCagcttcaaattttatttttcagaaactaTAACTCACCTTCCGGAAGTCAAAG atGGCAAGTGTTTCTTTCCATTCCACTATAGAGATGGAATCTTCTATGACTGTGTCAAGTTCAATGCAAAACACAAGTGGTGCTCCTTGAATGAAACTTATGGAGGATATTGGAAGTATTGTTCTGAAGAAG ACTTTGCAAAATGTGTGTTTCCCTTCTGGTACAGACACCTGATATACTGGGAATGTACCGATGATGGGGATTCATTTGGGAAAACATGGTGTTCACTGACCCAGAATTATAACAAGGACAAGATTTGGAAATATTGCGATTGA
- the LOC133077718 gene encoding binder of sperm protein homolog 2-like, giving the protein MAIIKKSKDLIVRIRHPYPAFLNHSCTFPFAYGDVIYYSCISVHSHYAWCSIDEVFQGRWRYCTAEDPPKCTFPFLYRNQLFDSCTKEGYVLSRSWCSLTKDYNQDRKWKQCSPYKSFWTCLTAE; this is encoded by the exons atggctatcatcaaaaagtcaaaaG acttgaTTGTCCGTATCCGTCATCCGTATCCAG CGTTCCTTAACCATTCCTGTACCTTTCCATTTGCGTATGGCGACGTTATCTACTACAGCTGCATCTCCGTCCACAGTCATTATGCCTGGTGTTCTATTGACGAGGTATTCCAAGGCAGATGGCGGTACTGTACCGCGGAAG ATCCCCCAAAGTGTACCTTCCCTTTCTTGTACAGAAATCAACTCTTTGATAGTTGCACCAAGGAAGGCTATGTTTTGAGTCGGAGTTGGTGCTCATTGACAAAAGATTACAACCAagacagaaaatggaaacaatgcTCTCCTTACAA